In the genome of Astatotilapia calliptera chromosome 18, fAstCal1.2, whole genome shotgun sequence, the window tgagagaaagaagacaggataaagacatgctgtggaagagagacagaggttaataacagatatgattcaatgcagagaggtctgttaacacatagtgagtgaagaagaaacacccagtgcatcatgggaatccccagcagcctacgtctattgcagcataactaagggaggattcagggtcacctggtccagccctaactatatgctttagcaaaaaggaaagttttaagcctaatcttgaaagtagagatagtgtctgtctcctgaatccaaactggaagctggttccacagaagaggggcctgaaaactgaaggctctgcctcccattctacttttaaatactctaggaacaacaagtaggcctgcagagcgagagcgaagtgctctaatagggtgatatggtactacaaggtcattaagataagatggggcctgattatttaagaccttgtatgtgaggagcaggattttgaattctggatttaacaggaagccaaaacaggagaaatctgtcTTTTATAAAATCTCTATATTATCAAAAAATGAAGATTTGTCAGCGTCTTCAGGTTCTCCAGTTACTCTGGGTTTCAGGAAAGACAAACATGATAAGTGACAATAACTGTTGTTTGCACCCAACAGTGGAACAATCTGAAGTACAGCAGGGAAGTAAATCTATTTCTATATATGCTATTGACATGAAATCATTTTCAGTTTAGTTGCACGATTGTTTTCCAGTTGCTGGTAGATTCCAGCCGGTGCCAGCACGCTCCATGCCTTTTTGTATGCTCAATACTTTTCCTTGTGTCATTTCTCACTATTGCACATAACTGCACTTATGGACATCTGTGGTTTGACATCCGGTtaaaaatttttaaattaaaacaatgtttttcatttttaggtGTAGCTCTCTTCCGCCCCCTGCTGACAGCACAGAGACACTGTTCTAGGATGACCTGGACTTCTGGACCCATtgtaacacacacagaaagattgTAGGTCTGACCAACTGTCTCAGCTGTGGGCAAATAGATGGCAGTCAATAAAGTTCTAAAAGGTAATTTATTGACACAATaatcaaaagagaaaagataaaacagtccagtgtcgCATTTGCAGATCaagtaaaaaacacacagtcccaaggccagagccagctatgcTACGACACCACATGTTGACTTCAACAGTTGTCCTCGCAGACCCACCACCCTGTAAGCAGATCGCCAGTGATCACTCCAGCCTCTGCAACTCCGCTgcctttaggctgtggcatataataggccccggcctgcacagagagacaaaataacacagcagtgtttgttgtgtgtgctagtgtatcagtgcaatcaattacacctgcctctaattagtccaaccCCAGTATGTCCAGTATATGTACCCAGTACGTGAGATCAGTTTACTTCATTTATGCagcagcaaatcacaacaacagtcacctcgaggTGGTTTTTAttataaggtagaccctacaataatacagcgGTCAGGTAGGTATAAGGAGACACTGCCCCCCAGTGGACGGATCTGATTgacaataaacatttattttacatgtttaatcTGCATGTACTCACAGCTCTACCGGAGCAAGCATGAGCACACTGTCTTCTTCTAAAGATGTGCACACGGGCTCACACAGTACTCACTAAACCAGTTGGTTCTACGGATTTCCTCCCAGAGGAATCCGATTTACACACACTGTCCGTGAAATCAGACTTGGATGGATTGAAACAACCAGTGCCAACGACAGTCGTGCTGTTAGCTTCACTATATGCTTTGTGTACAGATGAGCTGACCATGTTTAGAGTCCACAAGACTGGAATAAAAGCTAAAAGAAACgaacactgaaaacacagagcTCGGTGTCGTCACAGGATCCTGTAGTTTTTAGACTCTAAACGTAATAAAAGCACATCACACTGCATTAATTAAAACGATGAACTTGCTCTGAGTATGTCGTAACTacagtccatgcattcatctgaAGTTATGGGATTTCTCCACAGTGGGCTGAGCCAGATAAAAACGTTCTTGCAGCCTCTTGTTGAATTTCCAAAGTTTTCTTTTAGAGGCTAAAATGAGATACGTgtggttttcaaaataaaagccccaaGTTGTTGCAGAAAGTTAGTAGTATGCATAAAAGTATGAAAGCCATAAAAATGTTTCCTGGATGCTACAAGCAGAAATATactgactttcaaaataaaactgcaatgGATCTTAggctctttttaaaagaatgcaTCTACCCTCAAAAACAAAGTTCCTTAAagtttattatgtgtttttgataACACTATTGTATTATTAGCAGCCTGCGAGTCTGAGTGGAGCTGTAGGTGAGGCGACTCGCACACAGAGGAGCACGATAGCCTTTGTACCACATTGGAAAGTTAAATATGTGGAGAAGAGTTCAGTGGGAGCACAGCAGCATGTGGCCATGACCAGAGACACACCAGCACACAGAAGGACACACAGGAACCCTCGACCTTCTTGAATGCTCTTAAAAAGCAGGTTAGCAGCAGCTGTCCAGGTGTTCTGCCTGAATGTTTCCTTGTTACTATTCCAGAAAGCTGCTTAGAGAAAACTTGCCTAATAGAGTTCAGAGTTCACATGTTGAAGAaaaataccaaatattgactttcaggcTTGTCATCATTGTGCAAACACTGATTTGCCTTATGTGCTGTATTTCCACGTATGttttgcacataaaaaacagctgtttcCCACGCTGCTGTGGAATGGGACGTGACAGCAGCACAcgtgaaacacacaaaaatgcatCTGAAATTCATCAATGAAGATTTACTCCAGCTGCTGAGCAGCTTCAGATGAAATCCTGCCAGCATGTCGCTCGCTCTGTGACGCGTTCAATGATTAGCTCTTTGGGTGTGCACAGGTATGTTTCATCAAGTTCTGTATTTACTGTGGGTGGTGTAATAACTACACATTATTGCAAGACCACCTCAAAACAAAGTTAGTCGTTGGACTTCATGTAGTTAAGCTGGAAATATTACTTTAACTTTAGCCCCCAATAAACTACAATCTCCTGCCAACAGATAAGGACAGATAGGGAGGTCAGGGCCTGGGATTCATCCCAACAACAAGCTTTTGATCAAAGATGTGATAAAGAGCTTGCTGTAGATCACCTCCTGATTTTCACTATTGATTGGCTGCTAACATTTGGGTTTGTAGTGTTGGAGAGAACACAATGTTCCCTGAACTCTGCCGACGCTGATATGCATGCTGACTGAATGCTGATCAAAGGTCTGTGGTACGAGCACACAAATCTCATATTTTTATATCGACAAAACAAAgaactgctttcttttttttttattatgctgATTTATTTCAGATGATCCAAGTGATGAAACCTTTAAAGCCGAAGAGTCAGATGTGCCTGCTGATTTGGACTGGTTAGAAGAATTGTCTGAGTGGGTGTTTGctagtttttaatttttgagAACTATTGGGCAGTTAAATCCAAATGGCAGTGTGTCTTGTATTCAAAACCACGGTGCTTGCTTCGGTCAGATCTTGTTATGCAAAGCAATAAAGttcaatttctgttttttatttcagcatCTGTTGAAAGTCTGTTGCATCATATACTTCTATACATGAAAGACAGTCTGTGAATAATAGTGAGTGTATCTAAGAGTTTGCATCACATAAGGAGCCTTTTCTAAATGTAATTCTGCATCTGCCCCAAGAGAGGATGATGGTGTTGACGATGGTGACCTTGCGGTTGTAAGAAGAGGAGTTCTGCCGAGACAGCACGGATGTTCAAGCTGAGACGAAACCTCGACCAGCTGGACTGCTTTCACCGACAGAAGGAGCATGACGTGCTGAAAGCCAGGTCTGAACCTGGCACTGACAGACCTCTAGAGCTACAGAAGCTCCTTACCTACATTTTGTGAACCTTTCTAGACTCCACACAAACCAGTACCAGTAGAAAAGCTTTTTtatgagaatttaaaaaaaatacacaggcTTTTGCCCAGTCTTTTCAAAAATGTTCCCgttttattccatttttttctgctcCTGCCCTTTTCACACAAGGCCAATCATATCTGTTCCAACTGATTCGGCAATTTGTAGAAAATGATTTCAGCCGAGGACAGAACATTTCTTATAATGTCCTTTCTCCCCACTTTCCTTCCGTCTTTTTATTTGTCTGGACCATGAGCCATTGAGCACCTGATGAACTGTGATGCAGTTCCATGGAAAATGTCTGTCATCTTCCTTTAGCACTGTGTCTTCTTTAtcctgtgttttttgttctccagagaAAAGCTAAAACTCTGTCAACAGAATATTCAAAGTTTGTTGGAGCAGAGGGATAACTTGGAGAGAGAGATAGAACAACAGAAAGTAACAGACAACTGCTTTCATGGTAGCTCCTGTCTGACTGTCACCACACATGACCAACTGTTGATGGGATTTAAGCCTCAGTctaactgaaatgctgtggcaggaTCTTTCAGAGCCACGTGGAAGAAAACGTTCACAAatatcaatgaactgaagccaAAGAAGACTCGACCAACATCCCCCCACAACGATGCGACACTCATAACTCACACAGAAAACAGGAACTTCAAGTTATTGGTGCTAAAGTCAAATCAGGTCTGGACTCAGCTGATATGTGCCTACAGAGCTCGTGTTCACTGAGAGAACAGAGTAAAAGCCCTTTATCATATATTTAAACCTCACATTAGGATAATCTGACTGCAGCATCACTCTGTGGCCTGGATGGGCTTCATTTTATTAGTGTTCAAACATCCATTTCCCCTGATGTGAGTTCATCGTTTTATCAACTGTTAgatcagtggttcttaacctgggttcgatcgaaccctaggggttcggtgagtcggtctcgggttcggcagagcctccGCCGTGACGTGcacggctcattttgtgcaccagtaaaaaaatcacattttaattttcactaaagaggggtgAATGCGCATATGAAGCTGGTGGGGCTCGCTCCTCCAACAAGCTTAAGAACCACTGTGTTAGATGGATTTGAGCCTGACACAGAAAACCTCAGACTTTAATGAGTCTAAAGAACACTTTCAATGATATTTGGAGCCCTTTATATTTTCACAAATCTGCATCGTTTACTTGTCAGAACATGTGGCATACAATACTAAAAATGCCATCAGTGCTAAAAATATTACAAGTTTTGAGCCAAGCATATTACAAACTGtggattttatatatattttgccTACAAGGCCAAGAGAGGGAGGCTTGTCCCCTCTGAGGTTTGGCCCAGTGTCCACAGTCTGacagcctctgtgtgtgtgtgtgtgtgtgtgtgtgtgtgtgtgtgtgtgtgtgtgtgtgtgtgtgtgtgtgtgtgtgtgtgtgtgtgtgtgtgtgtgtgtgtgtcatatactgtatataaatagtGGATGTCATCAGCATCATGCCTCCACTGGTTTCCAGCATCAGCACTTTGAACACCATCGTGTCTGATGACCACAGAGTCGTTCCTGCGAACAGTGAAACCTTGACACTGAGGCACAAACCAAAGGTACATAAGATATCATTTATCAGAGATTAAATGTGCTCTAACACAGGGCTGTCAGCATGCAGCTCACGGACCCGTGATAAAGAAAACGCTGCTGTGACAAAGAacgctttcaaaaataaaagtgttaccatcaacaaaatgcagtgaatgaacaaCAGAGAATCACATCCATGTTGGTGGGACCGCCCTTTGCCTTCTTCTAGGTCCATGTGCACAGTTTGAAGGAACTCGGCTGGTAGGTTGATCCAAACATCTCAGAGAACTCAGCACAGCTCTTCTGTGGATGCAGCTTCCTCACATCCTTCATGTAATCCCAGACACTCCGTGATGTTGggatcagggctctgtgggggcCACACCCTCACTTCAGTACTTCAGGTTCTTCTTTACACTGAAGACAGTTCTTGATGACTTTGGCTCGTTGTCCTTCTGCAGAATACATTTGGGGCCAGTAAAGTTCTTTGTTTACAGCTGCCTGAAACCTTTGCACACTCGTATAGCTGAGAGCCATTAATACCTGACATATGAAGTTATCCAAAAGGTAACAAATGACATGAACATGTTGGGGATGTTCAGCAAGGCCGAGCTGGCAGCTTTCTTTAAATCTTACTAGAATCTAGATGAGCGAGTTAATGTGCCTTTGTTATAAAGCACCGAGACCAAAGCCGTCtacatcagcggtccccaacctttgttgtgccacggacggtttatgcccgacaatattttcacggaccggcctttaaggtgtcgtggataaatacaacaaaataaaactagtaccggtaccgacaaaaaataagatttattcataacacaggtgaaaagacccaggaaaactgagtaaacgatcaaaacgataacaaaataacactgaaaaccgataaagaccctgaaaaccagacatttcacacctgagcctcaactctcgcggcccggtaccaaacgactcacggaccggtaccggtccgaggcccgggggttgggcctcggaccggttgATCCCATGTATGCAGTGTGACTGACACAGATTTTGTTGCCCTACTTTTACACCTTCCACAACACTAAGAGTAGAGCTTTTTATTGCAGGATCCTTTGACTAAACATCAGCGTGACTCATCGTTTACAGTGATGGTCCCGGAGCAGCATTAATATGACGATGAAATTACAACACAGCACTATTCCCAGATACTTACATCAAGCTCCTAAATGCTTGAAAAACTGAGTAAAACCATAAGCATTCACTATAAAGCCTCAGTGATTGGGCCCATGTCAGCTCGGTGGTGATTTGTTCCTGGTGCCAGAGGGAAGGTTTAAAACTGTCTGGGAaacaacaatcagctgattaTAGCTGAGTTGGGCAgaggctaaataaataaataactacttATAACATGATGTGAGTaatgtaacaaataaaaaatgataatagaaacaaaagcagcagatcgatcaaaatatgattttaaaatcatgACATAATAATATCAGCATTGTTATTGTTCTTAAAAATTCCAGATTGGTCGGCTGTGGCGTAAACATGAAACAGCACGGCCATTAAGGATCTCGTTTTCAGCTCTCTCACTTCAGCCAACTTCCACAACAAGCACTGCAGAGACCGTAGACATGTGCACAAACCCGCCACGTATACGCGAGTCAGCCACCCAAACGTCCAATCATCATCTTTCACAGAGTCCCGCCTTCCTCTGTGATCAAACAGTCATCAGGGGTCATTGTGATGTCACCCGTTGGGTGGGCAGCAATCTGCTGCAGGAGGTTCTCTGATTGAAGCAGGTGATTGGTCCAGCCTTGACACACTTGTGTTATTCCAGGCCCATGCCCTCCATATTCTGGAGGCAGAACGTGTGATGAGAAGAAGCCACTTAAAGAATCTTGGAAATCAGAACCGTGCATATGGATCTACAACAAAGAGGGTGAAAGGATGTTTCAAATCCACAGTTGTTATCTGTCATCTTCAGTATAACCAGTACGTGAGGTAGCGCGGGTACTGACCCTCTGCTTGATTTTATCAGGCAAGAAGGGACGAAGCATAGCAAAGACCGGACGGAAGAACATCGGTTCATTGACCAGGTGGATTCCTCTGACCTTCAGTGGGAAAGAGTCCTGAACATACACATAAACAAGCATCAAAGCATATTTAACAAGTTGAaaacttaaaaatataaaaatacagaaaactcTGCACATCAAAGTTCTACCTCTGAACTTCCAGCCGGTCCCTTAGGGGCAAGGTTACGACTGAGTTACAAATAAGCAGTTTTAGGAGCTATAAGATGCTACCTTCCACAGGAAGTCTCTAACAAGCATTTGGCCTTCAGTTTAAGCTTTTTAAGGACATTTCTATAGAAAAGGGtcgctgtaaaaacaaacaaaaaaactgtcttGAGTcaccttttttccattttgaaaggaaaaggagaaaTAGGTGCAGTCGTTTCCTCAAAGAtctgcacacacgcacatatcaggcaaaaacagagtttgctcAATTCTAACAAGCTGGAAAGTCAAAGTTGGCATGACCACCTTGAATTTTCAACACGAACTCTCgggcagctttcttgtaattagcagtcttcaggaataacTCTACAGGCTCCTTGAATTCTAAATCTCCACTCTCTCCCACTCTACCTCAGTCATTGTGGTCTGggttctggggaggccagtccaggACAGTcatgttccattgtgtgtttctaCTCAGGAATGCTTGCTTGGTATCATCATCATGCTGAAAAGGTTGCAAATCAGACGCTTTCCAGGTGGAACTCCAACATCTGACAGTAGCTGTCCAGATTCacaattccatcagttttgacaggATGCCCAACACCATCCCAAACCCTGACAGaccctccaccgtgttttactcAGTATCTCCTCTGTTTGGTCCAAACACTTCACATGTGGATTCATCTCCATAAGGACTGTTGCTCCTGATTTTCAtatcagttcttgtgtaatttggcatgtCAGCGTTTTCTCTTCCTCGAGGATGGCTTGTTGACCGCCACACTTTCACTGGGACCAGTTGTGCTGAGGCTTCAGCAAACAGTAGATGGTCCAGATCCATCTCTCAGGCACCGTGTCAGGTCTTTAATGGATTGTTCTGTCTCTCAGATATTGCTGAGGAAGGTTTTTTAGGCATCCACATGTCCAGTAAAGCTACAGATATGACAGCAACATGTGCTGATGAGCTGTAAACTCGATACAATGTAGCAGCTGGCTGAGGCAGCTGGCCCACTCTCCATGGCAACGATACCTGCACAAGCTGGGCTGAAACTAAAGGGGGCGTGGCATGTACCAGGCCATTTAAAGGCTTTTGTAACAATTTTGAAAGAATACAAAATCTTGTGTTAACAAAACTATTAATATTTAATAGCTCATTCAGTCCCAACAGGCCAGAACActgaattattattaacatGACAGCCTGCAAGAAGtgaggggtgactcaagacCCTGGGCTTCTGGTCATAGAAGGAAAGGAAAACGCATCCGGTTCAGTGTGGTGCAGAGTTTTGTTACACTGGTAAACATATTCATAATAACACACATGTTCTGTTGTTAAAGAACAAACGATAGGTCGTCATCTGCACAGCTCGATCTCAGTCCTACCGAAAGCACAGATGAAATCTTTCTGGCAAGCGAAGGGTTAATCTGCAGGGCATGACTCAAACTCCACCCCGCGAGGTCAAATATGGCCTTCACACCCTGCCTTTGTGTCTCGTTCTCCCTTGAGATGATCTCGGATGTCATCAGGCTGACTCTGAATACCTGGAAGGCTGACCAGTCTTTCGGGTTCCACTGCCCTGCAAACAAGCAGACATTACTCTACACGAATAAAACATATTTCAGAAGAAGGACCACAGCATCATCCTGTGGAGCACAGTTAATATGCTAATCTCTGAATCGGTGTCATTTATACATCATGAACTAGCAAAGCCACTTTTCAAAACACACCAATGTTTGCCATTAAAATCTAGCTTAAAATCAACTAAAACCCTGAAATTGTGCTGTGCAGTCCTGGAACTGTGCAGCCATCGCGGTCAGAGACGATACAATAAAATGAGACAGTCCTCGCTAATAAATGAGAGCCAATAAACCGTTTTTGGACTGACACGTGCACAGTAGAAGTTTCAGCGTATGTCTCTGCTCGTTATCGTAGCACCGTTGAAACGCTCGTCAACTTCTACTCTGCACATTCAGTCACGTTTCCTTTTTGTATTGTTCCTCTTTAGAATTGTGTGTGAAGGACATTTGATTATTTGAAGCTTTTGCATGTTTGAAAGAGGAAGAGTTCATCTCCGTACCATCCCAGCAGGCTGCCTTTACTGTCAGtatgtttaaaatgttgagAAACAAGTTTGAGAGTAGGTCAGTGGTGACAGACATGAGGGGGATTTCATCTGTGGCCGTACTGATGGAGCAGAGCTCCTGTCCTATGGTGACAGGACTGAATGAGTTTAATGTCGACTCAAAGAGAATGACCAGCATTAAACAGCAtcttagttttatttgtgtaacCCTATAAAACTAGATAACAATTTAAGATCAGCTTCTTTTAAAAGCTGTTAAATCACTGAGGAAACAGACCAGGGAGGCTTTGCCTGCTTATCGTAGTTCGTGTTGATGTCGTTGGGGCTGCTCCTAGCAGGCCCCTTCAATAATCCATCCACACCCAAGCATACTGACCAATCCTGTAGATGAGCACCCTGCTGCCTGTGCAGTCTCGCTGCGGGAGCACAGCGTGGTACGACGTGTTGAGGAGGCCGAGCACCGAGGAAGGAGACAGACAGCTGCTGATCTCAGGACTTTCCCTTCGCCACCGCTGGTAGTTGAGCAAGAGCTGTACAGGACACATTACAGAGGGACTCATTCTTATACTTCCCTCACACAGTCACACcttttcacacaagcactttcccATGTAAGTGCTCTCtatccacacacattcatagtctgatggatgcatggagAGCAACTCTGGGTTAATATCTTgtccagggatcgaaccaccactCCACCCCGGGGACATTAGGGAGTTCCTAGGACTCTATGAACATGGTTCAAACACGTAGTTAAAAGGTTAATACTTCATCACTGCatgcaacaaaaacaaccacacaacacaacaaaatgAAGACTGCTGCATTCAGTGTTGGCTGTGAGCTTGCAGGGCAGAGCACAGCCAACAGCCAGATTACCAGTGTGATGGAGTCTTTTGCAGTTACCATAAGTAAAGGTGGAACTAGGTTGGCAGTCTGTCACAGACTGACAGCTATCAACACCCACAGTCATTTTAGGATCGCTAATAAACCTGAAGTGCATGGAACTGGGAGGAAGACCGCACAGGGACGTGCAAACTTTGCACAGAGAAGCCAGAGCCGATCGTTAGGCTCAGACGACCATGACCTCCTTGCTGTGAGTCAGCACTGATAGCCTTGCACCAATGTACAAACAGTAAATAAGACATTTATGACCCGGCTGTTTATCTGAAACAAAGGCAAATTCAAAGAAGTGTTTATGTGATAAAAGTCAGATCGACTGAACGGCAGAGCTTTGACCCACATGCCTGAAATTACTCAACTATCCTGTGGAGCAAAGTAAACGCTGTTTTTAAACTGCACTGATTCATTTAACGTGCTCATGAAGAACAACGTGACCACAGCTCTGCAGCAACTTTGAAACCAGCAGACCTTCTTACATTTGTTCAGGGAGCAATCGTTGAAAGCCAAAGAGGACACCTCAGAGCCCACGCAGGAGCACGTCTGCTGTGATGCAAACACACTGCGGTCAGACACGAAGAGAATAATAAGGCGAGTGCAGCGCAGACAGTCAGgtgacagagagacaaacaaaaatgctcATGTTGTCAAAGCAGGAACAAAATGATCATTTGAACCAACCCAGCAGAAAATGAGCTGTTCAAGATCACAGCAACCGAGCTTGTGTGGACCAACACCTGCAAAACAGGAGCAAACTCAATCACGTGTGAGGCTTTAGCTTTACCATTGGATAGCACAGAACAAGGCTGCATATTATTCTAATCCATGTGTTAACCTACATGCAGTTTGGTAAGAACAGTGCCAACACTCCACGTTAAGTGATTTTGGAAACAACCGTGAGCCTCCCCACGAGCCCAGCTCAGGACTGAACTGCTCAGCTCAACGTGggtgaatgatgatgatgatggtcagCACGACCAAACGTCTTCCTCACGGTGTGGTTTCTGTGAGCTCTCCTGGACTCTCCTAAACTTCAGCATGTTTCCCCTGACTCTCAGTGACGGCTCTTACCTTGAGGGAGAGCTCCGTGTTGAAGTCTCTGGCCCGCAGAAACCTGAGGAGAAAGCCGCTGGATAAGCTCCCGACAGCGGACAGCTCGCCGGCCCGCAGCGCACCCCGCCTCAGGCGGCTGACGTACGGCCTGAGCTGCTCCGAGTCGTCCGGCAGTTCGCTGAGCTGAGGTCCGTTCATGCTGCCCTCAGGTCCGCTTACATTTGACTGCTGGAGGCAGCCTTCAGCCaaagacaggaggaggagacagCTGTGACGAGCAGCTGGACTTTGAGTGTTTGCTCATTGCGATACTGATGTTGGTATCGATCCCAACACAAGACCTACAGGAGCAGtggccagtgttgccaactcctcagtaaggaaactcgctatttttttctttttttttctcttttcttttcaaactttattgaaattacAAAGTGAACAgccagtcattccagttcagcctgaacagtagacatacaaggcaagTAAaggtaacaatatacagtacgatgaaataagaaggatgaataaataaaggattaaaaaaaagggggggggggggtgacagACTTGATAATTTAGTACTTGTGACAGCTCAtttgttaaacatttctgaatgaattttgTAACTGTTGGCATGATGACATTGTATATAATTTGGATTATTTCTTTATCTCGTCAAGATCCATGTCATGATTGTAAATTATTTAAGCTGTAcattactttgtttgttttttgtagtcaacgttttggtgctttt includes:
- the ttpa gene encoding alpha-tocopherol transfer protein — its product is MNGPQLSELPDDSEQLRPYVSRLRRGALRAGELSAVGSLSSGFLLRFLRARDFNTELSLKLLLNYQRWRRESPEISSCLSPSSVLGLLNTSYHAVLPQRDCTGSRVLIYRIGQWNPKDWSAFQVFRVSLMTSEIISRENETQRQGVKAIFDLAGWSLSHALQINPSLARKISSVLSDSFPLKVRGIHLVNEPMFFRPVFAMLRPFLPDKIKQRIHMHGSDFQDSLSGFFSSHVLPPEYGGHGPGITQVCQGWTNHLLQSENLLQQIAAHPTGDITMTPDDCLITEEGGTL